ACCGGAATAACGTAGCGCATAAAGCGCTCAGGCTGGTCATAGCCGGGCTTGTGCTTGACACAAGCCCACGGCTTTAGCCGTGGGTACTATGACCTCCTCTCATATTTTCAAAAAGTCGTCCAGCGCGTTGATCAGGCGCGGGTCCAACCCAAGGTCTGACTTTGGTTTTTCTTCCTGTGCCGGTTCTGTTGCCTGGTTCTGCAACGGCTGTACATTGTTCAGCCTGTCCCTTACTTCCTGCAGCAACTGCTTTATTTCCCGGATGTCGCTGTGGCGTAAAGCCAGCACGTCCTGGCGGATAGCTTCAATGTCATTCGTTTGGTAAGCCACTAACAGGCCCATGTCTACTAAATAACGAACGTAATCGGACCGGTTGCCTTCGGGATGGTCCCAAACTGGATGATCCGCAGGAAACCTGATTGAGATGACACGGCTGGCATCATCCGTGTCTCTTTTAACTTTTGGCATAAATAGACACTCCTTTCGCGTTGTTTTTTCTGTATACAAAATAAACCCTACTCCAACAAGGGTTTAAGCCTGTTTTTTTACGTTTTTGTATACACTTTTTTGCTGTATACATTTTGCTTTTTTTCATACCTCCAACCCTTGATTTTACTGGGTTTTTAGTGTATACACCCAACCTCCTTCCTACCACCCTGCCATTGTTTCACGCTAACCTGTATACAAAATAAACCCTACTCCCGCAAGGGTTTAAGCCTGTTTTTTTACGTTTTTGTATACACTTTTTTGCTGTATACATTTTGCTTTTTTTATACCTCTATCCCTTGCCGCTGTAAGGTTTATTTTGTATACACCATAGGCTTTTCCGGCTCACTCTGCCTTGTTTCACACCTGCCTGTATACAAAATAAACCCTGTCATATCGAGGGTTTAAACCATCTTTTTTGCGTTTTTGTATACACTTTTTTGCTGTATACATTTTGCCTTTTTTCATACCTTCAACCCTTGATTTTACTGGGTTTTTAGTGTATACACCCAATCCACTTTTTGCCACCCTGCCATTATTTCACGCTAACCTGTATACAAAATAAACCCTGTCATATCGAGGGTTTAAACCATCTTTTTTGCGTTTTTGTATACACTTTTCTGCTGTATACATTTTGCCTTTTTTTATACCCTCAACCCTTGATTTTACTGGGTTTTTAGTGTATACACTTAACCCTCTTCCTGCCACCCTGCCATTGTTTCACGCTAACCTGTATACAAAATAAACTTTACTTGGAAATCTAACTGACAAATGACCTCTTTTTCGCACCCTCAACCCTTGCCGCCGTAAGCACTTCACGTGTCAAAAAAAGCACAAGAAAAGGTAAATACACCTTCCCTTGTGCTTCTTGTGTTACCGCCCTGTTTGGGCCATTTTCAGAAAACCTTTTGCGTTGGCAAACTGGGCGTCCGGTATCAGGTGCATGTTGGGAAAATACTGTTTCAACCCTTCGGCGAACTCCAGCGCACCGCCGCCGCAGAAAATCAGTTGGTCAACAAAATCTATCTTTTCTGTCCAGGCGTTCTGCAGGCCGTCCGCTATAGCTGAGACAGACATTTCCCTGGCCTTACGCTTTATCCCTGCAACGTCAATTTCTTTGCCGCGGACAGTCAGCCGGTCCCGTTTCCACATGCCCTGGATGTTCGGCAGGTTAAGCGGTATCCCAACTTTCTGTGTGAACTGATCGCCAAACATCTGCATGGTTGTGCCGGCCCCTACTTCTATGGAACCGGCATACGCCGGTATTGGCTGTACAGATCCGTTGTCGCACTCAAGCAGCAGGTAATCGGTTGTGTGATAACCAACGTCCACAACGCCTACCAGGCCGGTTTCCGGCAGAGTGATGCCCCCGGCATATATTGCCCCCACACCCTGCGGGAACACATGGATGCTGTCGAAACAGATCATGCGCTCCGGCCCGTCGTTGACCGATAACTGTGCTTCCACGCCCTGAAACGTCTTTTTCAGGTCGTCCTTCTGTGTCCGATAGTACGCTATAGGCAGGCCCAGGGCCAGGTCCACAGGGCCTTCCGCGCCTAAAAGATAGGCCGCGGTCAGAGCGAACAATACGGAGTTCTGCTGCAGGTGCTTGTCCCTTGCCAGGCTGCCCTGTACTGCCCGCCCGCTTTTTAACGCCAGGTCACCAATATAGTAGTCGCTGGCTTCCGGTTCGCCCGGTTTTTTCACCGTCAGTCTGTGCCCAATACTGCTGTCACAGTATTCCAGCAGCATTTCAACCCCGCCCATGGCCAGGGTTGACGGAAAGATTACTTTTTCTTCGTTTTCCTTCACTGCTTTTGTAAACCCATACCCAAGATCAACCGAAATTAACACATTTATCATCCCCTTTTAAAAAAATATTGTTTTTTGCCAGCACCCGAACAGCACAGGCTGCCAGTGCCGGGTCATACATGATTGCCATGTTTTTTTCGATTTCCTTTACGGCGGCGGCGGTATCAAGCGGCTCCCTGTACGGGCGTCCGCCGGTCATGGCGTCGAAGCTGTCCGCAATCGCCAGTATCCGTGCCAAATACGGTATTTGTTCCCCTTTCAGTCCGTCCGGGTAGCCGGTTCCGTCCCAGCGCTCGTGGTGGTGTTTAATGGCAAGAACTATCTCCTCTGCATATCTGTCCATGTACCGGTATTTCTGCAGAAAGATTTCCGCGCCGACAATGGTGTGCTGCCTGATTATCAGCCATTCTTCCGATGATAATGGACCGTTTTTCTGAAGTATGGCCAGCGGTACGCCTATCTTCCCTATGTCGTGTACCAAAGCCGCTATCTGCAGAGCGCTTATGCGTTCTGCGTCCAGTCCTGCGGCCAGGGCGATGCCTGTGGCATAGAACGCCGTCCCGGCGTGGTGCCTGGCAAGATATATGTCTTTCCCGTTACTTAAACTGCACAAGTCCAGCAAATAACATCAACCGCCTTTCCCTATCTGGACGTAATAATTGATTCCGCCAGCGCTTCCACCACCGAACGGTAATCACTGCTGTTTTTCTTCGGCAGCAGCCAGCAGGTTGCAGTTTGTATATGGTTTTCTGCTTTGGCTTCGTTACTGCCGTTTACAACCACCACGGGCCGGGGCCATTGCTCCACTTTCTTCAACAGCCTGTTGACCTCTGTCATGCTGCCAGAGGTCATAATGACAGTGGCTGTAACCTGCTGCCTGGCCGCGGCACACACTGCATCTTCAGTGGCCGGCAGGTCGATTATAATAACATCGTAATTACGTACTGCCTCCCCGACCGCAAATTCAACGTCAGAGGGCTCTAATTTCGCCTGTAAGGCATCACAGGGAGGGGGTTGCAATATAGATATTCCCCCGCACCAGCAAACGGCTTCCTGGAGGAGTTTTTCGCTCCTGAAGGTCAAAAAATTGGGGACCTGGGGTAATCCGGCGAGGTATGAAAGGTCTGATCCGCCGGCCTGGAAATTCAGGTCAATTATAAGTACGCTTGCATCCCTGCTCAGTTCCTGTGCCATGTCCAGCGCCAGGGTGGTCCGGCCAAGCCCGCCTTTGGTGCCGGTTATCCCGATTACATGCTGGTATATTTTTTTGACCTTCTGCTGTTTTTTACCCGGCTTTCTCAGGTTTTTAACGGTTCCTCCCAGTATGCTTCCAATACCCCCCGCTTTTGCGGCTGTCCCGGTTATTTCGTTGATCTGCCTTTTTGCCGTCTGTGTCAGCCGTTCAAGGTGGCCGAGAAGCCCTTCGCCCTCATCCGCCTGCCCGGCTTCTTCGTCGTCGCCCACAACCAACGGCGCAGGTCCCACGGCATACTCAAACAGGTCGCTGTCCAGCAGTATATCGCTTTCTGTTTGTCCCGGCTGAGTTCGGGCTTTGGGAGGTCCTTCATCAGCCAGGGCCGCTGCCACGGTATTCCGGGTTTCCGGTACGGGGACCGAATTGTCCGCTGCCGGTGCACCCGGTTCTTCCGGCACGGGTGCGGGCTCCGGTTCAGCCTGCTTTTCCGGCACCGGTTCTGTCAGCGT
The sequence above is drawn from the Thermincola ferriacetica genome and encodes:
- a CDS encoding ParM/StbA family protein, producing the protein MLISVDLGYGFTKAVKENEEKVIFPSTLAMGGVEMLLEYCDSSIGHRLTVKKPGEPEASDYYIGDLALKSGRAVQGSLARDKHLQQNSVLFALTAAYLLGAEGPVDLALGLPIAYYRTQKDDLKKTFQGVEAQLSVNDGPERMICFDSIHVFPQGVGAIYAGGITLPETGLVGVVDVGYHTTDYLLLECDNGSVQPIPAYAGSIEVGAGTTMQMFGDQFTQKVGIPLNLPNIQGMWKRDRLTVRGKEIDVAGIKRKAREMSVSAIADGLQNAWTEKIDFVDQLIFCGGGALEFAEGLKQYFPNMHLIPDAQFANAKGFLKMAQTGR
- a CDS encoding HD-GYP domain-containing protein, yielding MLDLCSLSNGKDIYLARHHAGTAFYATGIALAAGLDAERISALQIAALVHDIGKIGVPLAILQKNGPLSSEEWLIIRQHTIVGAEIFLQKYRYMDRYAEEIVLAIKHHHERWDGTGYPDGLKGEQIPYLARILAIADSFDAMTGGRPYREPLDTAAAVKEIEKNMAIMYDPALAACAVRVLAKNNIFLKGDDKCVNFG